One region of Triticum aestivum cultivar Chinese Spring chromosome 6B, IWGSC CS RefSeq v2.1, whole genome shotgun sequence genomic DNA includes:
- the LOC123138149 gene encoding ADP-ribosylation factor-like protein 8c isoform X2, with protein MGLWDSLLNWLRSLFFKQEMELSLVGLQNAGKTSLVNSIATGGYSEDMIPTVGFNMRKVTKGNVTIKLWDLGGQRRFRTMWERYCRGVTAILYVVDAADRDSVPIAKSELHDLLTKQSLSGIPLLILGNKIDKSEALSKPALVDQLGLESIKDREVCCYMISCKDSVNIDVVIDWLIKHSKTAN; from the exons ATGGGGCTCTGGGACTCGCTCCTCAACTGGCTCCGAAG CCTGTTCTTTAAGCAGGAGATGGAGCTCTCCCTGGTTGGCCTACAGAATGCTGGGAAGACATCTCTAGTCAATTCAATTGCT ACCGGTGGATACAGCGAGGACATGATTCCAACT GTAGGCTTTAATATGCGGAAAGTCACCAAGGGaaatgtcacaattaaactttggGATCTTGGAGGGCAACGTAGATTCCGGACTATGTGGGAGCGCTACTGTCGTGGAGTTACGGCTATTCT ATACGTTGTCGATGCTGCTGACCGGGATAGCGTTCCGATTGCTAAAAGTGAATTGCATGACCTGCTGACAAAACAATCTTTATCTGGGATCCCCTTACTTATCCTTGGCAACAAAATTGACAAGTCAGAGGCACTTTCTAAGCCGGCATTAGTTGATCAACT AGGCCTGGAATCTATAAAGGACCGTGAAGTTTGCTGCTACATGATCTCTTGCAAGGACTCGGTGAACATAGATGTTGTCATTGATTGGCTCATCAAGCATTCCAAGACTGCAAATTAG
- the LOC123134483 gene encoding protein TIFY 6b, which yields MEMDFLGPRSAPRHAMPLVARRDAEDDGEPWRLASPAHFAYPDVRAAAAHRHHPTAPSYQLHAPPPPPLHPQAFPCAIPASSLQGPQVVHRAAYLPDRRCSAAQLTIFYAGSVHVFDNVTKEKAEQITFMAAKAAQAGRSPPLRRALRQSESAPVPDERKQMPLARACSDPVHPSPQALFMLPHRDVPLARSASLARFLERRKRKQRTANAATPYSRREISPGSVDTFRMVSPGSTTLSGNTELSWFFGDEKLGSRDEEALDTELKM from the exons ATGGAGATGGACTTTCTGGGCCCACGATCGGCGCCGCGGCATGCGATGCCGCTCGTGGCGCGACGCGATGCCGAGGACGACGGCGAGCCCTGGCGTCTCGCTTCACCGGCACACTTCGCGTATCCGGACGTGCGCGCGGCGGCGGCTCATCGCCACCACCCGACGGCGCCGTCGTACCAG ctgcacgcgccgccgccgccgcctctgcatCCCCAAGCCTTCCCGTGCGCCATTCCCGCCTCGTCCCTGCAAGGCCCGCAGGTAGTCCACCGTGCAGCGTACTTGCCCGATCGGAG GTGCTCCGCCGCGCAGCTGACGATATTCTACGCAGGTTCAGTGCATGTGTTCGACAACGTGACGAAGGAAAAG GCCGAGCAGATCACGTTCATGGCCGCGAAGGCAGCTCAAGCAGGCCGCAGCCCTCCCCTTCGTCGGGCGCTGCGGCAATCGGAATCTGCTCCGGTCCCCGACGAAAGAAAGCAGATGCCACTGGCGAGAGCTTGCAGCGATCCTGTGCACCCTTCGCCACAGGCATTGTTTATGCTGCCGCATAGAG atgTTCCGCTGGCCAGGAGTGCGTCCCTTGCCCGCTTCCTCGAGAGACGCAAGCGAAAGCAAAG GACAGCAAATGCAGCAACGCCTTACTCTCGTAGGGAGATATCCCCTGGTAGCGTGGACACTTTCCGCATGGTCTCGCCAGGAAGCACAACACTATCCGGCAACACCGAACTGTCATGGTTCTTCGGAGATGAAAAGCTGGGAAGCCGCGACGAGGAGGCACTGGACACGGAGCTCAAGATGTAG
- the LOC123138149 gene encoding ADP-ribosylation factor-like protein 8c isoform X1, which yields MGLWDSLLNWLRSLFFKQEMELSLVGLQNAGKTSLVNSIAVRINSYNLSYATIFFFVVLIFIHGCYASQTGGYSEDMIPTVGFNMRKVTKGNVTIKLWDLGGQRRFRTMWERYCRGVTAILYVVDAADRDSVPIAKSELHDLLTKQSLSGIPLLILGNKIDKSEALSKPALVDQLGLESIKDREVCCYMISCKDSVNIDVVIDWLIKHSKTAN from the exons ATGGGGCTCTGGGACTCGCTCCTCAACTGGCTCCGAAG CCTGTTCTTTAAGCAGGAGATGGAGCTCTCCCTGGTTGGCCTACAGAATGCTGGGAAGACATCTCTAGTCAATTCAATTGCTGTACGCATCAACTCATACAACTTAAGCtatgcaacaatttttttcttTGTTGTCCTGATATTCATTCATGGCTGCTATGCTTCTCAGACCGGTGGATACAGCGAGGACATGATTCCAACT GTAGGCTTTAATATGCGGAAAGTCACCAAGGGaaatgtcacaattaaactttggGATCTTGGAGGGCAACGTAGATTCCGGACTATGTGGGAGCGCTACTGTCGTGGAGTTACGGCTATTCT ATACGTTGTCGATGCTGCTGACCGGGATAGCGTTCCGATTGCTAAAAGTGAATTGCATGACCTGCTGACAAAACAATCTTTATCTGGGATCCCCTTACTTATCCTTGGCAACAAAATTGACAAGTCAGAGGCACTTTCTAAGCCGGCATTAGTTGATCAACT AGGCCTGGAATCTATAAAGGACCGTGAAGTTTGCTGCTACATGATCTCTTGCAAGGACTCGGTGAACATAGATGTTGTCATTGATTGGCTCATCAAGCATTCCAAGACTGCAAATTAG